The following coding sequences lie in one Enterococcus sp. 9E7_DIV0242 genomic window:
- a CDS encoding helix-turn-helix transcriptional regulator, with translation MFKKKKQFTTSNNVEEFREQLNLSQKGLAEKVEMIARNKYNTKVTLYWKTVVAIENGKYIPSLDLAILLAIALESTVEDVFGSN, from the coding sequence ATGTTCAAAAAGAAAAAACAATTCACAACTTCAAACAATGTCGAGGAGTTCAGAGAACAATTAAATTTGAGTCAAAAAGGTCTTGCTGAAAAGGTCGAAATGATTGCACGAAATAAATACAATACAAAAGTGACGTTGTACTGGAAAACAGTAGTAGCTATTGAAAATGGAAAATACATACCTTCGTTGGATTTAGCTATTCTCTTAGCTATCGCTTTAGAATCTACTGTAGAAGACGTCTTCGGCTCGAACTAG
- a CDS encoding tyrosine-type recombinase/integrase, which yields MINDLVATELYKRSTIQNFKLYASIIFKYCLKQEYIVKNPMEYVEIPKVSNDFLYTEADKTTERKYWLKDEVISFLKLAKSELKYFDYVMFRILLFSGLRKGELQALHWSDINFMNGEVIIAKTLSEIDGKYILQKPKTASSKRIIILDKETLSALEEWRQQLKEEYFAFGNRKLWENDPPVFSEPDGKYFPLSHLNNVMNYNFYLHHPEFHRITIHQMRHTHASLLFESGASLKDVQAKLGHSDMQTTMNIYTHVTETKSKKTMNDFAKFMEI from the coding sequence TACGCCAGCATCATTTTTAAGTATTGCTTAAAGCAAGAATATATCGTTAAAAACCCGATGGAGTATGTAGAAATACCAAAAGTTAGTAATGACTTTCTTTATACAGAGGCAGATAAAACTACTGAAAGAAAATACTGGTTAAAGGATGAAGTAATATCTTTCTTAAAACTGGCTAAAAGCGAACTCAAATATTTTGATTATGTCATGTTTAGAATCCTGTTATTTTCTGGATTGAGAAAAGGGGAACTGCAGGCATTACATTGGTCGGATATAAATTTTATGAATGGAGAAGTTATTATAGCAAAAACTTTATCAGAAATCGACGGAAAATACATTCTACAGAAACCGAAAACAGCATCATCAAAAAGGATCATCATATTAGATAAAGAAACACTATCAGCTTTGGAGGAATGGCGGCAGCAGTTGAAAGAAGAATATTTTGCTTTTGGAAATAGAAAACTATGGGAAAACGATCCGCCAGTATTTAGCGAACCAGACGGAAAATACTTCCCTCTATCTCACTTAAACAATGTGATGAACTATAACTTCTATCTCCATCATCCCGAATTTCACAGGATTACAATACACCAAATGAGACATACTCATGCATCCTTGCTATTCGAAAGTGGAGCAAGTTTGAAAGACGTACAAGCGAAACTCGGCCATTCAGATATGCAAACTACAATGAATATCTATACCCACGTCACAGAAACAAAATCTAAAAAGACTATGAACGATTTCGCAAAGTTTATGGAGATATGA